In the Microplitis mediator isolate UGA2020A chromosome 5, iyMicMedi2.1, whole genome shotgun sequence genome, ATATAACAAACGTATAAGACGATGCATaacatatataattgtatatatatgtacaacgGGCACCGGCCTCATGTAATTATGTAATAATAACCTAATCATATAAAGATACGTactcattattataatattgataataataatttactgttcattattcccataatagtcgactgtacaaaattttttaaacatatatattattcgcttattaaatatttatgctaaacaagagaataattaaaatttcgaaattaagCCGCGTGACCTTgtaaatttcttatattttttatgcatatatatagatatatatttacatactaTTTTTACTTAATGTATATAAGTAGTGAAGTGATGCAATTTAACAAATGATAAGTCGAGACATCATATGTCTTTGGCGAGATGAGAGGTCacttaaaatttgtttgcttatatattattatttaaattaaataattcgctgttttaattattttaataatatttttttatttagtatttaaaaagtatagtaATTTTGAGGTATATTTTACTATCAATGCAGGCatgctaatttttattttattaactgacattaaaatagcttaaataaatatttaaaccatttttaaattcaaggatttaaatatttaaatgttatttacATTAGtcattttatattatacatataaatatatacatatacacaaatatatacaAGGACTTTGAACTCGGTGGAATTTACTGGGGGAAAAAATCGATCGGCGATATGCCAAGACCACGATCGACGTATATGTTAATCAATCGATGTCTAACGCGTAacattaaaaaacattttaaacaTCTTATCATGAACTTGACATAAGTATCAATATTATTACACAGAAACAATCTATTACTTGTAACTTATTACTCTTATTAGTATCATTAAACATTGAAATTATCGGctttaaaaatctaattacTCATATATCATCAATTACTTGATTAAAAGGATGGTCGGTAATGGGTAGTGTTATTTCGGGTAGTCTTGTCATTGAATAGAGAAGTTTCGGAGTAGAATTTGAGCTTTAGGAGAGATGTCCCAGGTCGAAACATCTAGCCTCGGTCAGTTCTCATCGAACCTAAGTaagcctcaatccagcctcactgagtaaaaaaatcattttgagcctcaaatgatgtTCAAAGATTCTCAATAAGTCTCAATAAGCCTCAAATGATGCTCAAAAATCCTCAATAAGCCTcgatgagcctcaaatgaacCTAGTGAGTGAATAATTATACGAGTTTGATCAAATGTAATGTAAATtcgattagtattatttgagaGTCATTGAGGCTCTTTGAGCattatttgaggctcaaaatgcttttttagCTCAGTGAGACTCGATTGAGGCTTGcaaggagaaaaaaatattgttctcagaagtatactgtatagttacagtaacaatacgctatagttatctactagattgttactgcaacgatctactgtatcgttctgacaacaatacggTGGATAGCTCTGAGATCTATACGGTATCGTTCTGAGCCCTATCTGACGTCACGcacattgaaaattatatgagatatttaaaaacctttatcattcataaataaatgataagcaaataactttgattaaataaaataatttataaaactgatttattagttagttatagtctaaataaattttaaatataaatataaatatatcttttaattttttgaatttatttattagtaatttaattttaaattaaagaataattcagatctcatttgtttattaattattttcttctatttacgtatcacatttaaattataaaacatcgactatatataatatttagatttttggttatgaatgtatatttgattacaaaaagcataaaaaaacacttatcaataaatatatcaacatagttatggagattctactctattaatttattaattacccgTGGGTCCATATTTCaacatcacaattattttttacactattttttttattaaacgtctGCTAGCAACAATTATACAATATTCAAAAGTTCGCGCGAAAATGGATGTTTAGTTAGGTTAGACGGTGCCGTGTGAGGTGACGACTACGGAAAGTCGTATAGGGCTCACAGCTATCTAATAGATAGTTACTGAAACGATAcggtattgttaccataagcatacgtattgttgtggtaacgatctacgagttactatactttagatcgttcgaggagctatatttttttctccgtgtgggTTCGATGAGAACTGACTGAGGCATATTTCGACCCGGGGTTTTGGAGTATGGATGTTTATGCATAGGGAGGTTCTAGAGCGATTCGTCATAATGCCAAATGTCTTatcaagtaattttataaataaacaacgtTAAAATTgtacccaaaaaaaaaaaatgctgatTAATACAATGTATTATCACGaatgtttttgtttttcattacTTTGTAACTGGTTATTGACGTTCAGTTACAAAAATGAATCACATGATCATAAGTAGTAAGAGGGCATTTCTTATCTACTGTTATTTTCAATACTCGTCATATGCATTCGttacatttaattatcagaaatttattgaattaatactttaatcatccgaaaaacttataaaacaaatatttatttatttaatttggaaCAAGATCCACTTAAAAcacgaaattttttctctcagaGTAATGTTaacgatatttttatattttctaaaaaaaaatcatatttgaaattttatcattgttaaatgaaaaattttacaaaaatattattgtttttttctattaatgaCATCTGAAATTAACTGATTGATTTAAGCAATTTTTACAACGTAATAGTACCAATaccgagaaaaattttgatgctaacaagtaaaatatatttcttatcttaaatattaaaatagatagttaaatgaagaaaaataattttaaaagtaaaattaaggTGACTTTGGTGATACAATTAAATTCGTATGGATCATCGTTTTAGGTAAATATATCACTATTTGGTGCATAAATATCATATTGAGTTGTATTTTCACGACAATAATAAGTGAAAGCTTGAGAAGAAAGTATTTCCCGTACACGTATACAACGATACATATCACTTTTGCATCTACatctgttttttaaaaattaaatttattattatcaattaagtattttattatctttgttacacgcagagaaatttttagttaaaattaccCAAAAAGTATGTTACTGTGAGGACATgtggtaaatatataaatttttcccatgcacATGAGAATACACATGGTAAAATACACTACTCGATAGCATGTAAGCGAAGTGCAATTTCTACTAAcaacatagtaaaaatttggTTACTGGATAGATGTCCTTACAGTATCAAactttatgggtaatttttactcaaaaattctctATGTGTATAATCATAATAGTGATAAATTTACTTGTTTaatataaaacttttgaaGACTTTATCAAATCCAAATGATGGTTTCGCCATTTCATATACATACCATCCGCATGGCATATCATGACCACAAATTCTCAATTCACTTAAATTTTGTGGGTTTGTTtgatttgataattttatttcattagtaGATTCTTTCTATAACAGTAACAGTAggtttaaaatttcatgaattattacataattattaaaatcacaatttaattaattaatatacacgcagagaaattttttagtaaaaattacccaaatAGTTTGATACTGTGCGGATATGTggtaaatatctaaatttttcccatgtacattgtaaaatatactactcAAAAGCATGTAAATGAAGTGCAATTTCAACTAgcaacatattaaaaattaagttactGGCTAGATGTCTTTACAGTAGCAAACTTTATGcactgagagaacaatttaCTTGAGCCAAATGAGATTTGTTTCAGACAAATAAATCCCCTATTTGAATGGACCCAATCAGTATCTATTTGAGACAAACATATGAttcatttgaatgaaataatgatttgtttatagttaacAAATCTGTATTTGGATGGTAGCACTGTAGCGTCACCAGCcgtagtgaaatttttttcaactaagatttgttaactataaacaaatatatagttgaatgaaataaatgatttttttcatacaaataaatctatttagttggctcaaataaattgttctctcagtgagggtaatttttactcaaaaattatctgggtgtatatgttttttttttatttattaatagatttatatttatagtcGGATGTGCTTAAACaattgaatgaaataattcaaatttttaataaaagtaaaaaattattttaatgaattatatataCCTCCATCATTATTTTTGCTGATTCTCCAAACATCAAGGGAATAACGAAAAAACTGATGATGATCTGAacgaaataatttaacaaaatcatttttctctgcagactattttatctttatttacttaaaataatttttattattatgtaattatcactttttattaatgttacagtcaaaattaaaaaatttacaatatttatatgtCGTGACTAATGTATTTCACCCGTTGGCTTTCcgtgaaaatataaaaagtaaccGATTTGTTGTCCGCTTTAATAGTCTCTTTTGATGACCATGAGTAACAGTGGGAGTAAGAGAAATGATAAAcgaaaagattaaaattttaaaccaaTGTTAGAGATATTTGTAAACATGCTGTGGTATAGGGTGAAAATTTCCACTCTTCTCGAAAATTCGGTATAGAAACCTTCATCACAAAtgattaaagttttttaagaaggataaaattaaacaaccatttcgattttaaattgtaaaaataatttatcaaaatctcaaaatggagctgtaaaaaattttttcttataggGGAGCCTGGGTCACGaaggcccccctcaaaaattaggtaaaaaaattttttttcattttccggCAAATTATGACCTCtacaatgtttttatcatattttaatccaatatgtgatatgtgaggtaaaatggaccactcgaaaaaaattttttttttcatttttcgtcaagttatgacctttTTAAtgtgtttattatattttaggtaaatatgtaatatgtggggcaaaatggaccactagaaaaaaaaaaattgtaacgaaaaaattatttttatttttatttttccgtcaagttaattttttcgttacaacttttttttttaagtggtCCATTTTTCTCTACATATCACATATTCGCCTAAAATATAGTAATAACATTATaaaggtcataacttgacgggaaataaaaaaacatttttttttataattttttggggagggggccttcgtgccccagaaaaaaaaaattttttttttcgattttttgcaaaatttcgaCTGATTTTTCCgaaataaacgaatttgatggttaaaagccacaagAAGACAAAACCGGCTTAAGGGGGCCTTCGTGCCTCAGGCTCccctaattcattttttagattttgatTTTGCccaaaccatttttttttctttttatttattatcaatttctatcaaataagcaatagtaaatatacaaaaatttagaaaatttttatctgtgAGTTTgcgaaaaatgattaaaaaatggaaaaatggAGTTCCATTTCCGCATATTTattgttgtatttttttttttatttatcaataatataaagaaataattcTTGGCAACTTATATCATTAgtctattattaaaaataaaaaatgaatcacaAGGTATATTGTATGATCCGGTGTTTGATTCTACGTGCATTTCATATATAGCTGCCTTTTAACTGTCGTCAAGTCTTAGGACGTCTACATTTATTTGTACATCCATAAACGTATGAGTATAAAAATGAGTAACAAgtattgtattattattattattaattataaagtatGTAAAACAAATGTAAGAAAGAATATATGAGTGTTTAGAGTCCATATGTTAGTTTGTACCGACCTCGTGATTATAAATGCCGATGCTCCAGGGCATTGATGCTCTTTGACCCTCTACTCTACtctgtattttttgtttattccatcttaatattttacatacaGACAAGgtatattaattgatattattgcgttgatacttttaaaatatctaatatacaaattaaaattacataatcCAAGAGGTACTGGAATTTAATTTGCATTATATcctgtgttttttttttatatatgttttttaaaaaaatatcttgtcaatagaattcaattgaatcctaaagataaaattttttttaaaactatttacaaCCATTCATGAAAAATTCATGATCTGTTTGATCGATATCGTGTTTAttgaaggaaaaaaatgtaatatacAATAATGACGGTTACAAAAAAGttgagattttttatttcgatacGGGTtgagaaatatatatgtatatcatttaaaaataaaaattaatggacataaaacaaattataagttaaaaaaaaaatttgtttaaaatacaagtaaatatttataatttttataaaaatttggtcattatttttagtaccagttatttaatatttatttttatagacgTAAACATAAGCTCAGtgtttagttttaaaaatatgtcttCAAATAAATCTCAATAATATATTGGggccatgttttttttattaggctgtatttttcaaaattattcaaaatctaAACCCACGAACGCGAGTTACACGCAAGTCAATGCctgatcaattttaaaatcagtCGTACCCTGATTCAAAATATGACTATCTTCATTTAATATCGcgaattcaaatgaatttttatttgcacCCTCTTATCTTACAACTACTATCAAACTCTTCAAgctccaaaaaaaagttacattttataaaaaactttagaaaatttaagaaatcgaagctaaatacaaaaaataaggcaaattgttattttttttaatttttcgtcaTCGACATCTTTTGAACCAATCGACAGATTTTAAGAtttaaggtggcattcgatGCGGTTTTGTAATTTCTAACGCTAAAAGAATACTTTGGAAGTTATAAGTTGAAggattttgattttattaacaaaaaaacacTTAGCAACTATAGTgaacttgataaaattttataagagttcatttaatattatagTTAATTCTTGTAATTGAGTTATTAAATTAGAGGGAGgggtttttatattaattttttctaaaatctacCTTCCTTTCTGGCTGCCAGatggcatttttttttattagactgtatttttttcaaaattctacaaaatttaaacCCACGAACATGAGTTACACGCAAGTCAATGCCTgatcaactttaaaatcaatCGTACCCTGATTTAAAACATGACaatctttatttaatatcgtgaattcaaataaatttttatttgcaccCTCTTATCTAACAAACATCTATATCTTTTAGCAGTATAAAAtgacagtaataaaaaatgattatcgtcaatacaattaaaataattttattaaaaatacctCAGTAAAcaaatcgattattttatctgattattttttaattgtattaataaataattataggtACTTTAAATAATgaccaataataatttttaaaaaatatatatatttatgtataattataaaatgataaaaaatcagATTCTTGTAGTTTATGGCTTCTGGTtaaaggaaaataatttaaacgtcttataaaattaacgATAACAGCATTAATGATGAtattacattaataaaaaaaaacatatttgatAACCGATACATAACGTGCGTGGTAAAACTGGACCACGAGCAATAGAAAGTACCGTTAGTCTTATCCCACACACAGTTAAGTCTTGAATGAAaagaaaagatatatatttttaatatctcgCGCTTACCATCGGTCTTATActcaactatatatatttatatacagaaaaaaaaaatctattgtcCTGTCGATACAAGTTTCTTCCGATTGTCATTGAAGCACCGAGGTCTATATAGAACAGACACGcctttctttatttaaatatttatccatCGACAATTAAATGGGACAATATACTTCCCAGGTAGGAATCGCCAAGGCTGACGATAGGCCGAGCCTTGGCCCTGTTGTCACTTGCCAAGCTTcggcagctgaccattggcccaagcctcggccagggcTTGGCCCAATGGTTTGATTACGTTAAGCCAAGTCTTGGCAGCTAaccattggcccaagtctAGGCCGAGGCTTGGTCCAATGGTTTCATTAACTTAAGCCGAGCCTTGGGTAGtgaccattggcccgagcctcggccagggccaggcccgatagtttaatttttgttaaatcgagCCTTGgccgctgaccattggcccgagGATCGGCCGAGGCTAGGtccgatagtttaatttttgtcaagccgagccttggcagctgaccattggccaatgcctcagcctgggttaaatttttatttaatattaaaattatcaactttgcatgtatctatatatatgtatacagagAAGACCAGGGCATAACGGTCTACCGAGTATACAattaatatcaagagttgaaattttttaaatagtaaaattatttgatatacaataattttcatttaattagttattgctatgcacaaaactttagttaacatgaaat is a window encoding:
- the LOC130668894 gene encoding uncharacterized protein LOC130668894, whose product is MILLNYFVQIIISFFVIPLMFGESAKIMMEKESTNEIKLSNQTNPQNLSELRICGHDMPCGWYVYEMAKPSFGFDKVFKSFILNKCRCKSDMYRCIRVREILSSQAFTYYCRENTTQYDIYAPNSDIFT